In one Leptospira yasudae genomic region, the following are encoded:
- a CDS encoding OsmC family protein gives MSEHKIGLYWKKGPEEFKYDSYDRTHSIQYDGGQKLFGSSTLETYGKAEHTNPEELLASSVCSCHFLTFLAVAAKSRYVVSEYQDHAVATLEKNAEGKMVVTKIDLYPKITFEGEKIPDSEALADLHAKSHRNCFISNSIKSEVTIHPQ, from the coding sequence ATGTCTGAACATAAAATTGGCTTATATTGGAAAAAAGGACCCGAAGAATTCAAATATGACTCGTATGACCGAACACATTCGATTCAATACGACGGCGGTCAGAAGTTATTCGGATCTTCCACTCTGGAAACCTACGGGAAAGCGGAACATACCAATCCGGAAGAATTGTTGGCGTCTTCCGTTTGTAGCTGTCATTTTTTAACCTTTCTTGCGGTCGCGGCAAAGAGCAGATATGTCGTGTCCGAATATCAAGACCATGCGGTCGCCACATTGGAAAAGAACGCGGAAGGTAAGATGGTCGTAACGAAAATCGATCTTTATCCAAAGATAACATTCGAAGGCGAGAAGATCCCCGATTCGGAGGCATTAGCCGATCTTCACGCGAAATCTCATCGGAATTGTTTTATTTCGAATTCGATCAAATCGGAAGTCACGATCCATCCTCAGTGA